In the Quercus lobata isolate SW786 chromosome 5, ValleyOak3.0 Primary Assembly, whole genome shotgun sequence genome, one interval contains:
- the LOC115990535 gene encoding putative F-box protein At3g16210 yields MTAYLPEEVVINVLSRLPPKSLIRFKCVSKTWRSLIGTPDLISRNLINHSTLISKSEDPNNPLFFLVKATDKIDTSKHTFSFLSYDNLNPEYSSEVILNLLQPNHGLNLDIVGSSSDGLLCLCFASTIYLWDPTTSSVLEPLAPITPREMVNVHFYSVGFGFDSVSNDFKVRE; encoded by the coding sequence ATGACAGCCTATCTCCCTGAGGAAGTGGTGATAAACGTACTCTCACGCCTTCCTCCAAAATCCCTAATTCGATTCAAGTGCGTCTCCAAAACCTGGCGCTCTCTCATCGGAACCCCAGATTTGATCTCTCGAAACCTCATCAACCACTCCACTCTCATCTCTAAATCCGAAGACCCCAATAACCCTCTCTTCTTCCTCGTCAAAGCCACAGACAAAATCGACACCTCGAAGCACACATTCTCGTTCCTATCCTACGACAACCTCAATCCAGAATACTCATCCGAAGTCATCCTTAACCTCCTACAACCAAACCACGGTCTCAACCTCGACATCGTCGGTTCCTCCTCCGATGGTCTCCTCTGTCTCTGTTTCGCAAGCACCATCTACCTCTGGGACCCCACCACGTCATCAGTGCTCGAGCCTCTCGCTCCTATAACCCCTCGCGAAATGGTCAATGTCCATTTCTACAGTGTTGGGTTCGGATTCGACTCCGTATCCAATGACTTCAAGGTCCGCGAGTAA